A region from the Curtobacterium sp. MCBA15_012 genome encodes:
- a CDS encoding alkene reductase codes for MKLFEPADLGALHLNNRIVMAPLTRTRAGAQGVPNDLLVEHYAQRAGLGMIITEGTWPVQEGRSYPGQPGIETDEQVAGWRRVADAVHERGGTIVMQLMHGGRVSHTDISGTPRIVGPSAVAAPGQTHLADGSKADMPVPHELTTDEVREAVQQFARAARNAIAAGLDGVEVHGANGYLVHEFLSPVSNTRTDEYGGSPENRARFAVEVTTAVAEAVGAERVGIRLSPEHNIQGVLEEDADDVRATYTAVAEGLAPLGLAFVDVLHAEPGSDLVQHVRRTAGAPFIANSGFSSMTSRDEAITLLDQDLADAVAVGRAAIANPDLAERWEQDAELNEPRPELFYGATAEGYTDYPTLAELQERAA; via the coding sequence GTGAAGCTCTTCGAACCCGCCGACCTCGGCGCACTCCACCTGAACAACCGCATCGTGATGGCCCCGCTCACCCGGACCCGCGCCGGAGCCCAGGGCGTCCCGAACGACCTCCTCGTCGAGCACTACGCGCAGCGCGCCGGCCTCGGCATGATCATCACCGAGGGCACCTGGCCCGTGCAGGAGGGTCGCTCGTACCCCGGCCAGCCCGGCATCGAGACCGACGAGCAGGTCGCCGGCTGGCGCCGCGTCGCCGACGCCGTGCACGAGCGGGGCGGCACCATCGTCATGCAGCTCATGCACGGTGGCCGCGTCTCGCACACCGACATCTCCGGCACCCCGCGCATCGTCGGCCCGTCCGCGGTCGCCGCGCCCGGCCAGACCCACCTCGCCGACGGCAGCAAGGCCGACATGCCCGTCCCGCACGAGCTGACCACCGACGAGGTCCGCGAGGCCGTGCAGCAGTTCGCCCGCGCCGCCCGCAACGCGATCGCCGCCGGCCTCGACGGCGTCGAGGTGCACGGTGCGAACGGGTACCTCGTGCACGAGTTCCTCTCCCCCGTGTCGAACACCCGCACCGACGAGTACGGCGGGTCGCCCGAGAACCGCGCACGCTTCGCGGTCGAGGTCACCACGGCCGTCGCCGAGGCCGTCGGCGCCGAGCGCGTGGGCATCCGCCTGTCCCCGGAGCACAACATCCAGGGTGTCCTCGAGGAGGACGCCGACGACGTGCGCGCCACCTACACGGCCGTCGCCGAGGGCCTCGCACCGCTCGGCCTCGCGTTCGTGGACGTCCTGCACGCCGAGCCGGGCAGCGACCTCGTCCAGCACGTCCGCCGGACCGCCGGTGCCCCGTTCATCGCGAACTCGGGCTTCTCGTCGATGACGTCCCGCGACGAGGCGATCACGCTGCTCGACCAGGACCTCGCGGACGCCGTCGCCGTGGGCCGCGCGGCGATCGCCAACCCGGACCTCGCCGAGCGCTGGGAGCAGGACGCGGAGCTCAACGAGCCGCGCCCCGAGCTCTTCTACGGCGCCACGGCCGAGGGCTACACGGACTACCCGACGCTGGCCGAGCTGCAGGAGCGCGCCGCGTAG
- a CDS encoding CdaR family transcriptional regulator — protein sequence MIPVAEFLPLLPSGTALLVGPASGAVAAVRGVVGPPEQVGRTLTPADDAVVLLTPVTRFDARFDVLLRRAATAGVTALVVAVTDSAPAPGPGTAALADRLGVGVVVTPDPWATSVRMHELIGSGEAPAARAAVAVARVGLDAGPDLEELFGRLEAELGHAVRFLDASGRPLRGAGVAPATAALLARTVGTSEPVWATADPDGAEPGETVVAVPVPTGIGPRAWLAVGLDAPLAAERTTLATALRVAAVAAGHRLVLTRLDDERDARYRMAMLDDLRAADGAPAPPLVQRTIAAGWQLDAWHVGVRLIARQPVDAVALRREVEVAFAATGLDVTVVEQADGWALWRSSTEEPDRAGVAAVATAVRTAQRALRGTVDTNAGVGSVHAGAGGLVRTLGEAGDAVRLAAARPESGYFVHVDRLGLAQLLLAWTQTDTFLPAAEQLLAPLERGGGALRATLAAYLDAESSVAETAAVLGVHRNTVADRVARVERLLGVDLGDPETRLALHLATRALGGA from the coding sequence GTGATCCCGGTCGCCGAGTTCCTCCCGCTGCTGCCGTCCGGCACGGCGCTGCTCGTCGGCCCGGCGTCCGGCGCGGTGGCCGCCGTCCGTGGTGTGGTCGGCCCGCCCGAGCAGGTCGGTCGCACGCTCACCCCGGCCGACGACGCGGTCGTGCTCCTCACCCCCGTGACCCGGTTCGACGCCCGCTTCGACGTGCTGCTCCGTCGCGCGGCCACCGCCGGGGTGACCGCGCTCGTCGTCGCGGTCACCGACAGCGCGCCCGCGCCCGGACCGGGGACCGCGGCGCTCGCCGACCGGCTCGGCGTCGGCGTCGTGGTGACGCCCGACCCGTGGGCGACCTCGGTCCGGATGCACGAGTTGATCGGGTCGGGCGAGGCCCCGGCCGCCCGGGCCGCGGTTGCCGTGGCGCGCGTCGGCCTCGACGCCGGGCCCGACCTCGAGGAGCTGTTCGGTCGCCTCGAGGCGGAGCTCGGCCACGCCGTCCGCTTCCTCGACGCCTCCGGCCGACCACTGCGCGGCGCCGGGGTGGCCCCGGCGACGGCTGCCCTGCTCGCCCGGACGGTGGGCACGAGCGAGCCGGTGTGGGCGACCGCCGACCCGGACGGCGCGGAGCCCGGCGAGACCGTCGTGGCGGTCCCCGTCCCGACCGGCATCGGCCCGCGTGCCTGGCTGGCCGTCGGGCTCGACGCCCCGCTGGCCGCTGAGCGCACCACGCTCGCGACCGCCCTCCGGGTGGCGGCGGTCGCCGCGGGACACCGCCTCGTGCTCACGCGGCTCGACGACGAGCGCGACGCCCGGTACCGGATGGCGATGCTCGACGACCTCCGCGCGGCCGACGGCGCACCCGCACCGCCCCTCGTGCAGCGGACGATCGCCGCCGGGTGGCAGCTCGACGCCTGGCACGTCGGGGTCCGGCTCATCGCGCGGCAGCCCGTCGACGCGGTGGCCCTCCGGCGCGAGGTCGAGGTCGCGTTCGCGGCGACGGGCCTCGACGTCACGGTGGTCGAGCAGGCCGACGGCTGGGCGCTCTGGCGGTCCTCGACGGAGGAGCCCGACCGGGCCGGGGTCGCCGCGGTCGCCACCGCCGTCCGTACCGCGCAGCGAGCGCTGCGGGGTACGGTCGACACGAACGCGGGCGTCGGCAGCGTGCACGCCGGCGCCGGCGGCCTGGTCCGGACGCTCGGCGAGGCCGGGGACGCTGTCCGCCTGGCCGCCGCGCGCCCCGAGTCGGGGTACTTCGTGCACGTCGACCGGCTCGGTCTGGCGCAGCTGCTGCTCGCGTGGACGCAGACCGACACGTTCCTGCCGGCCGCCGAGCAGCTGCTCGCACCGCTCGAACGCGGCGGGGGAGCGCTCCGGGCGACGCTCGCCGCCTACCTCGACGCCGAGTCCTCGGTCGCCGAGACCGCCGCGGTGCTCGGCGTGCACCGGAACACCGTGGCCGACCGGGTCGCGCGGGTCGAGCGGCTGCTCGGCGTGGACCTCGGCGACCCGGAGACGCGTCTGGCGCTGCACCTGGCCACGCGCGCGCTCGGCGGGGCCTGA
- a CDS encoding DUF917 domain-containing protein, protein MHQGDPRDGAVTGLQAGDAVDLGRGTALLGCGGGGQVDHMVHALRVALGADTVPVVPLDGPAHSVIAVGLVGSTTVLEEKTPSGRELPDALAAVERWTGRRADAVVAAQIGGVTGPAAALTAHAAGLPLVDADLVGRATPRIDQLSLFVDPLPTVTAAAVTSSGLRIVVDAPDPRDLETVWREAVSHSGGWAAFAIGPVDAELLAGRAVDGSVTRAVRTGRAAGRARDVEHLAAVSGGRLVARGRVLDVQRGGDAVSFVHGSMAIRDAGTGAVVRVEAGSEWVHCLVDGEPVASTPSCIVVVDARSLRPVSTDRARVGDELAVVVLPGAPWWWAEPHRTDRVAPRAFGIDADPVPEPGQRPARGGVR, encoded by the coding sequence GTGCACCAGGGTGACCCGCGTGACGGAGCCGTGACGGGCCTCCAGGCCGGCGACGCCGTCGACCTCGGCCGCGGCACCGCGCTGCTCGGCTGCGGGGGCGGCGGCCAGGTCGACCACATGGTGCACGCGCTCCGCGTCGCGCTCGGTGCGGACACGGTCCCCGTCGTCCCGCTCGACGGGCCCGCACACTCGGTGATCGCAGTCGGACTCGTCGGGTCGACGACCGTGCTCGAGGAGAAGACGCCGAGCGGCCGCGAGCTGCCGGACGCCCTCGCCGCCGTCGAACGCTGGACCGGTCGCCGTGCGGACGCCGTCGTCGCCGCGCAGATCGGCGGGGTCACCGGACCCGCCGCCGCCCTGACCGCGCACGCCGCCGGGCTCCCGCTCGTCGACGCCGACCTGGTCGGACGCGCGACGCCGCGCATCGACCAGCTGTCGCTCTTCGTCGACCCGCTGCCCACGGTCACCGCGGCCGCCGTGACGTCCAGCGGGCTCCGCATCGTCGTCGACGCGCCGGACCCGCGCGACCTCGAGACGGTGTGGCGCGAGGCGGTGTCCCACAGCGGCGGGTGGGCCGCGTTCGCGATCGGCCCCGTCGACGCCGAGCTGCTCGCCGGGCGGGCCGTGGACGGCAGCGTGACCCGTGCCGTCCGGACCGGACGAGCCGCGGGCCGGGCGCGGGACGTGGAGCACCTCGCCGCGGTGTCGGGCGGCCGGCTCGTCGCACGCGGACGCGTCCTCGACGTGCAGCGCGGCGGCGACGCGGTCTCGTTCGTGCACGGCTCGATGGCGATCCGCGACGCCGGCACCGGAGCGGTGGTGCGGGTCGAGGCCGGCAGCGAGTGGGTGCACTGCCTGGTCGACGGCGAACCGGTGGCGAGCACACCGAGCTGCATCGTCGTGGTCGACGCCCGGTCCCTCCGCCCGGTGTCGACCGACCGTGCCCGGGTGGGTGACGAGCTCGCCGTGGTCGTGCTGCCGGGCGCCCCGTGGTGGTGGGCGGAACCGCACCGCACCGACCGGGTCGCACCCCGCGCCTTCGGCATCGACGCCGACCCCGTGCCGGAGCCCGGGCAGCGGCCCGCGCGAGGGGGCGTCCGGTGA